The Flavobacterium sp. K5-23 genome segment TTGTTGAACATAAGTAGTTTCGGCTACATTACCTTCTAAAGTAGTTCGAATGGTGATTTTCACATCGTCCATTTCTAATTTAACTTCTGCAACACCTGAGTTTGCTACAAATTTGATTAGGTTCTGAATTTCTTTTAAATCCATAGTAATTTATTTTTAGTTTATTTTTATTTTTTATCGTACGCCCATTTTAGGTATATAGACCCCCATGTGAATCCACCTCCAAAAGCGGCAAAAATAATGGTATCCCCTTTTTTTAATAAATGTTCAAAATCGTTTAACACTAATGGCAAAGTTGCTGAAGTTGTATTACCATATTTTTCAATATTCACTAATACTTTTGATTCTTCCAGGTTCATTCTGCTTGCAGTTGCGTCAATAATACGTCTGTTTGCCTGATGTGGAACCAACCAATCAACATCTTCATTCGTCAGGTTATTTCTTTTCAAAATAAGCTCACTGGCATCCGCCATATTAGTTACGGCATATTTAAATACTGTTTTTCCGTCTTGGACAATGTTGTGTTTATTGTCTTTAACTGTTTCAAGGGAAGCGGGAAGAAGGGATCCTCCAGCATCAATCTTTAAGAAATCACGACCTACACCGTCACTTCTTAAATATTCGTCCTGTAAACCTAAACCTTCATAATTAGGCTCAAATAACACCGCACCGGCACCATCTCCAAAAATTATGCAAGTAGCTCGGTCAGTATAGTCAATAATAGAAGACATTTTATCAGCACCTATTAAAAGTACTTTTTTATATCTTCCTGATTGAATATAGGCTGAAGCTGTTGACATTCCGTATAAAAAACTAGAACAGGCAGCTTGCAAGTCATAAGCAAATGCATTAGTCGCACCAATTTCTGTAGCAACAAAAACACCCGTTGAAGCAACTGGCATATCGGCTGTTGCTGTAGCCATTATCAGTAAATCTATTTCTAAAGGATCAATATTTGCTTTAGCAAGTAAATCTTGAGCAGCTTTAATAGCCATAAAAGATGTTCCTTTGTCTTTATCCTTTAAGATTCTTCTTTCTTTTATTCCTGTACGAGAAGTAATCCACTCGTCATTTGTGTCAACCATTGTTTCAAGAACTTTGTTTGAAAGCACAAAGTCCGGAACATATGCTCCGACAGCGGTAATCGCGGCTGTGATTGTATTCATTTTATTCGATTATTTTTATCAAATGCAGGCACTTGAAAAATTTTTAAAGAGTTGAAAATTACGAAAAAATCTTCAATCTTATTTTTTTAAACCTTCTTATTTAACGAAAACGACAAACAACAAAAAAACTCTCACAAAAGTGAGAGTTCAAATATCATTTACAAAAATGTATTAAGCAACAGCTACAGACTTATCTATAACAACTTGCCCTCTGTAGTACATTTTCCCTTCATGCCAGTAAGCTCTGTGGTATAAATGTGCTTCTCCAGTGATAGGACAAGTAGCAATCTGTGCAACAGTTGCTTTGTAATGTGTTCTTCTTTTATCTCTTCTTGTTTTGGAGATTTTTCTCTTAGGATGCGCCATTTTACTATATTATTTATCCGTTAATAGTTTTTTTAATTTGTCCCAACGCGGGTCAATATTTTCTTCTTCTGTATTCTCTTTTTTATGTTCTTCTTCGTGTTCTTGTTGTTCTTCTAATACTAATTCCTTGAGTTTCGTTAGAGCTTCGGTTTTCAAAGTTCCATCTTCAATCCCAGGATGAACCCGTCTTAAAGGTATCGAAAGCACAATTGCTTCAAATATATATTGTGTAAAATCAACTTCAAATTCACCAAATGGCAGAATAAGTAATTCTTCATTTTCATCATTATATTCATCACCAAACCGGACAATCAACTTCATTTCCCCTTTTACAGGTAAATTAAAATCTTCTGCTGTTAAATCACAAGGAACATTGACAGTTCCTTCGTGTTTAAAAAACAACTCCAGCATATTGCTTTTTTTCTCCAAGACCACATTTACTTTGATGTCTGAATCCTGAAATTCGTTATAATCAAAGATTTCAAAGAACGAATTGTTTATTTGAAAATCAAAATGATGTTTTCCTAGCTTTAACCCTACAAAAGGTATTAAAAATTCTTTTCTCATATCCATTTCAACAACATTATGCCCTATCCCGAGGCTTCAGGATGGGAGTGCAAAGATATAAAATTATTGCAAATCCAATAACGTTATTCGTCTTTTTTTATTTACTGCTATTTTTCCCTTGTTTTTAAGGGCTTTTGACTGATTTCCATATACTGAGCTCTTGAACGATAAACATCCAAAGCAAGATATACAGCCTCTTTGAACGAGTTATAATCCGCCACACCCTTTCCAGCAATGTCGTATGCAGTACCGTGATCAGGAGACGTTCTTATTTTATCTAAACCCGCTGTGTAATTTACACCCTTACCAAACGATAAAGTTTTAAACGGAATCAATCCTTGATCATGATAAGTTGCAATAACAGCATCATATTTCTCATACTGATTACTACCAAAAAAACCATCTGCTGCAAAAGGCCCAAACACCAAAGTCCCCTTTTCGAATATTTTTTTCAAAACAGGTTTCAATATAACATCTTCCTCTTTACCTATAACACCACCATCACCACAATGAGGATTCAACCCCAAAACAGCAATTTTAGGCTTACTGATGCTAAAATCCTGAACTAAAGTACGTCTTACCGTTTCTATTTTTCGAATAATTAAATCCTCCGTAAGATGTGAAGCCACTTCGTTTAACGGAATATGATCTGTCAATAATCCAACACGTAAATTATCTTGCACCATTAACATTAACGCATCGCCTTCCAGTTCCTGATCTAAATAATCTGTATGCCCAGGGAATTTGAATTCTTCCGACTGGATATTATACTTATTTATAGGCGCAGTCACTAACAAGTCAACCAAGCCTTCTTTCAAAGCCTTAGTTGCCGCAACAAAAGATTTTATAGCAAACTCCCCTATCTTTTCATCGTTCTCGCCGGGATTTAAATCCACCCCTTCTTTCCACACATTTAAAACATTGATCTTACCCGGTAAAACCTGGTCTAATTTGTCTATCCCATGCAATACAACCTCAGAACCCAAGCCTTTTTTGATAAAAGACATTATTTTTACATTGGCAAAAATAACAGGTGTGCAAAGTTCAAACATACGCGAATCTTCGAATGTTTTTAAAACAACCTCGCTTCCAATACCGTTCAAATCTCCTATTGAAATTCCAACAATTATATTTTCTGCATTTTTCATAATGTCTTCAAGTTATTTATTGCTAATTTTGAAGTGCAAATTTAGTAAAATAAAACAAGAAATGTTTACAGGTATCATAGAAACCCTTGGTGTAATCAAGGAAATAAAAAAAGAGAAAGACAATATCCACATTACAGTAGAATCTGACTTTACTTCTGAATTAAAAATTGACCAAAGCGTAGCACACAACGGCATATGCCTAACCGTTATAGCCATAAAAGATAATTGCTATACAGTAACCGCTATTGACGAGACAATAAAAAAAACAAATCTTTCCAATTGGACAGCAGGAGACAGCGTTAACCTAGAGAGAGCAATGAAATTAGGCGACCGCCTTGACGGACATATTGTACAAGGACACGTTGACCAAATAGGTACTTGTATCGACATTCAAGAAGCAAACGGAAGTCATTATTACACGTTTGAATACGACG includes the following:
- the rpmF gene encoding 50S ribosomal protein L32, whose amino-acid sequence is MAHPKRKISKTRRDKRRTHYKATVAQIATCPITGEAHLYHRAYWHEGKMYYRGQVVIDKSVAVA
- the pdxA gene encoding 4-hydroxythreonine-4-phosphate dehydrogenase PdxA — translated: MMKNAENIIVGISIGDLNGIGSEVVLKTFEDSRMFELCTPVIFANVKIMSFIKKGLGSEVVLHGIDKLDQVLPGKINVLNVWKEGVDLNPGENDEKIGEFAIKSFVAATKALKEGLVDLLVTAPINKYNIQSEEFKFPGHTDYLDQELEGDALMLMVQDNLRVGLLTDHIPLNEVASHLTEDLIIRKIETVRRTLVQDFSISKPKIAVLGLNPHCGDGGVIGKEEDVILKPVLKKIFEKGTLVFGPFAADGFFGSNQYEKYDAVIATYHDQGLIPFKTLSFGKGVNYTAGLDKIRTSPDHGTAYDIAGKGVADYNSFKEAVYLALDVYRSRAQYMEISQKPLKTREK
- a CDS encoding beta-ketoacyl-ACP synthase III; this translates as MNTITAAITAVGAYVPDFVLSNKVLETMVDTNDEWITSRTGIKERRILKDKDKGTSFMAIKAAQDLLAKANIDPLEIDLLIMATATADMPVASTGVFVATEIGATNAFAYDLQAACSSFLYGMSTASAYIQSGRYKKVLLIGADKMSSIIDYTDRATCIIFGDGAGAVLFEPNYEGLGLQDEYLRSDGVGRDFLKIDAGGSLLPASLETVKDNKHNIVQDGKTVFKYAVTNMADASELILKRNNLTNEDVDWLVPHQANRRIIDATASRMNLEESKVLVNIEKYGNTTSATLPLVLNDFEHLLKKGDTIIFAAFGGGFTWGSIYLKWAYDKK
- a CDS encoding riboflavin synthase codes for the protein MFTGIIETLGVIKEIKKEKDNIHITVESDFTSELKIDQSVAHNGICLTVIAIKDNCYTVTAIDETIKKTNLSNWTAGDSVNLERAMKLGDRLDGHIVQGHVDQIGTCIDIQEANGSHYYTFEYDETLNNITIEKGSITVNGVSLTVVNSGKNIFSVAIIPYTLEHTNFKDFQIGSKINLEFDVIGKYVSRLYSNK
- a CDS encoding DUF177 domain-containing protein, producing MDMRKEFLIPFVGLKLGKHHFDFQINNSFFEIFDYNEFQDSDIKVNVVLEKKSNMLELFFKHEGTVNVPCDLTAEDFNLPVKGEMKLIVRFGDEYNDENEELLILPFGEFEVDFTQYIFEAIVLSIPLRRVHPGIEDGTLKTEALTKLKELVLEEQQEHEEEHKKENTEEENIDPRWDKLKKLLTDK